In Amycolatopsis sp. EV170708-02-1, the following are encoded in one genomic region:
- a CDS encoding putative sugar O-methyltransferase — protein MIDQPDTATRTYEASSMWQQIGEAHLNQEMIADLAGFKNSEVNYRLALVNVQTNGVRFLKTLIYGLAGSLSEDAWAGLARIRHREVGDPISVTYHGEQVDLDYLRAALELEFIAKQVDLDQAEVLEIGAGYGRTAHAIISNHELSGYCVVDLPSTLELSRKYLAAVLTDEQFAKVEFVPVDKIESTLADRTFDLCINIDSMAEMSAETVRSYLALIDQQCRHFYVNNPVGKYMDKSLDSHARGEEAVARALSTGLLTNIIDIHDNRAVEAQARNYVEAYVPGPGWKCVADEWARPWSYLWQALYKRQGR, from the coding sequence ATGATCGACCAACCGGACACCGCCACCCGAACGTACGAAGCCAGCAGCATGTGGCAGCAGATCGGTGAAGCACACCTCAACCAGGAGATGATCGCCGACCTGGCCGGATTCAAGAACAGCGAGGTCAACTACCGGCTCGCGCTGGTCAACGTGCAGACGAACGGCGTGCGGTTCCTGAAGACGCTGATCTATGGCCTGGCGGGCAGCCTGAGCGAGGACGCCTGGGCGGGGCTGGCCCGGATCCGCCACCGCGAAGTGGGCGATCCGATCTCGGTGACCTACCACGGCGAGCAGGTGGACCTGGACTATCTGCGGGCCGCGCTGGAACTGGAGTTCATCGCGAAGCAGGTCGACCTGGACCAGGCCGAGGTACTGGAGATCGGCGCCGGATACGGGCGGACCGCCCACGCGATCATCTCCAATCACGAGCTCTCCGGATACTGCGTCGTCGACCTGCCGAGCACCCTCGAACTGTCGCGGAAGTACCTCGCCGCGGTCTTGACCGACGAGCAGTTCGCCAAGGTCGAATTCGTGCCGGTGGACAAGATCGAAAGCACACTGGCGGACCGGACCTTCGACCTCTGCATCAACATCGACTCGATGGCCGAGATGAGCGCCGAGACCGTGCGGTCCTACCTCGCCCTCATCGACCAGCAGTGCCGTCACTTCTACGTGAACAACCCGGTGGGGAAGTACATGGACAAGAGCCTCGACTCGCACGCGCGAGGCGAGGAGGCCGTCGCCCGTGCCCTGAGCACCGGGCTGCTGACGAACATCATCGACATCCACGACAACCGCGCCGTCGAAGCGCAGGCACGGAACTACGTCGAGGCCTATGTACCGGGGCCCGGCTGGAAATGCGTCGCCGACGAGTGGGCCCGGCCGTGGAGCTACCTCTGGCAGGCGCTGTACAAGCGGCAAGGTCGCTGA
- a CDS encoding glycosyltransferase, whose product MRVLLSTSGSRGDVEPLMALAVRLRELGAEVRLCAPPDSADRVAEFALPFLPVGRPARPKADRKSPPSREEMARFMTESITVQFDEVPAAAEGCDAVVTTGLLPAAVGVRSVAEKLGIPYFYAFYCPIYVPSPYYAPPPPIGEPPAPEGTGIRELWERNNLSALKRYGEALNGKRAEIGLPPVEDVFTYCYTEQPWVAADPVLAPLQPTDLGAVQTGAWTLPDERPLSAELEAFLAAGSPPVYVGFGSLHAPADAAKVAIEAIRAQGRRVVLSRGWADLALIDDQEDCLAIGEVNQQLLFGRVAAVVHHGGVGTTTVAARAGAPQILVPQIADQPYYAGRVAELGIGVAHEGRTPTYDSLSAALATALAPETRARAEAVAATIRTDGATVAAELVLDAVNREKTSVPA is encoded by the coding sequence ATGCGTGTCTTGTTGTCGACGTCCGGCAGCCGCGGCGACGTCGAGCCTCTGATGGCGCTGGCGGTCCGGCTGAGGGAGCTCGGCGCGGAGGTGCGGCTGTGCGCGCCCCCGGACTCCGCGGACCGGGTGGCCGAGTTCGCGCTGCCGTTCTTGCCGGTCGGCCGCCCGGCGCGGCCGAAGGCGGACCGGAAGAGCCCGCCCTCGCGCGAGGAGATGGCCCGGTTCATGACCGAGTCGATCACCGTGCAGTTCGACGAAGTCCCGGCGGCCGCCGAGGGGTGTGACGCGGTGGTGACGACCGGCCTGCTGCCCGCGGCCGTCGGTGTCCGGTCGGTGGCCGAGAAGCTGGGCATTCCCTACTTCTACGCCTTCTACTGCCCGATCTACGTCCCGTCGCCGTACTACGCGCCGCCGCCGCCCATCGGCGAGCCGCCCGCCCCGGAAGGCACCGGGATCCGGGAGTTGTGGGAGCGGAACAATCTGAGCGCACTGAAGCGATACGGGGAAGCGCTCAACGGCAAGCGGGCCGAGATCGGTTTGCCGCCCGTGGAGGACGTCTTCACCTACTGCTACACCGAACAGCCGTGGGTGGCGGCGGATCCGGTCCTGGCTCCGCTGCAGCCGACGGACCTCGGCGCGGTGCAGACCGGTGCGTGGACGCTGCCCGACGAACGGCCGCTTTCCGCGGAATTGGAGGCGTTCCTCGCCGCCGGGTCACCTCCGGTGTACGTGGGCTTCGGCAGCCTGCACGCGCCCGCCGACGCCGCGAAAGTCGCCATCGAGGCGATCCGTGCCCAGGGCCGCCGGGTGGTTCTTTCCCGTGGCTGGGCCGATCTGGCGTTGATCGACGACCAGGAGGATTGCCTGGCCATCGGCGAGGTCAACCAGCAGCTGTTGTTCGGCCGGGTGGCCGCCGTCGTCCATCACGGCGGTGTGGGCACGACGACCGTGGCCGCCCGTGCGGGTGCCCCCCAGATCCTGGTCCCCCAGATCGCGGACCAGCCCTACTACGCCGGCCGGGTCGCCGAGCTGGGTATCGGGGTGGCACACGAAGGCCGGACGCCGACCTATGACTCGCTGTCCGCCGCACTCGCCACCGCGCTGGCACCGGAAACCCGCGCCAGGGCGGAGGCCGTGGCGGCCACCATCCGCACCGACGGGGCGACCGTGGCCGCGGAACTGGTGCTCGACGCGGTCAACCGCGAGAAGACGTCCGTTCCCGCGTGA